A DNA window from Mycolicibacter terrae contains the following coding sequences:
- a CDS encoding MmpS family transport accessory protein, translated as MSAMRKLRAPLERLWIVLVIVPVAAVGALVIYRFHGIFGADQSAAAAGAGGEIVSTVAKYVTYEIYGPHATSGMVSYVDERAQPREATFDSLPWSLTLTTTQPSVFANVMAQGDGDELGCRITVNGELRDEQRTGGHSAATFCVVKAA; from the coding sequence ATGAGCGCAATGCGAAAGCTCCGGGCGCCCCTGGAGCGGCTGTGGATCGTGCTGGTGATCGTCCCCGTCGCGGCGGTGGGCGCACTGGTCATCTACCGGTTCCATGGCATCTTCGGCGCCGATCAGTCGGCGGCAGCCGCCGGCGCGGGCGGCGAGATCGTGTCCACCGTCGCGAAGTACGTCACCTACGAGATCTACGGCCCCCACGCCACTTCGGGGATGGTCAGCTACGTCGACGAACGCGCCCAGCCGCGGGAGGCGACGTTCGACTCCCTGCCGTGGTCGCTGACGTTGACCACGACGCAGCCGAGCGTGTTCGCCAATGTCATGGCCCAGGGCGACGGCGACGAGCTGGGCTGCCGGATCACCGTCAACGGCGAACTACGCGACGAGCAGCGGACCGGCGGCCACAGCGCGGCGACCTTCTGCGTGGTGAAGGCCGCATGA
- a CDS encoding TetR/AcrR family transcriptional regulator: MPSTTRRRNMRGHGALLREEILAAAARVIDGADSEGEVSLRRIAREAGIAAPSVYAHFEDRDRVLEAVAESSWVQVSEEIAEHIQAATDPRERLLIGCRVYVSFAQRHPLRYALMTQDGHAPPAARQALAVVTRGLLACRGQAPASDSDPDSDRIAAALSVALHGVAMLHRSDAPNLWLSDFSTDEVIRTLVDAATLLLTDAGPT, translated from the coding sequence GTGCCCAGTACCACTCGTCGGCGCAATATGCGAGGTCACGGCGCATTGCTGCGCGAGGAGATCCTGGCCGCGGCCGCCCGGGTGATCGATGGCGCGGACAGTGAGGGTGAGGTCTCGCTGCGGCGCATCGCCCGGGAGGCGGGTATCGCCGCGCCGTCGGTCTATGCGCACTTCGAGGACCGGGACCGGGTGCTCGAGGCCGTCGCCGAGTCGAGTTGGGTGCAGGTTTCCGAGGAGATCGCCGAGCACATTCAGGCGGCCACCGATCCCCGCGAGCGCCTGCTGATCGGCTGTCGGGTGTACGTGTCGTTCGCGCAACGCCATCCGCTGCGCTACGCCCTGATGACCCAGGACGGCCACGCGCCGCCGGCCGCGCGCCAGGCGCTCGCCGTGGTGACTCGGGGATTGCTGGCCTGCCGGGGACAAGCACCGGCTTCGGATTCGGACCCGGACTCCGACCGGATCGCCGCCGCGTTGTCGGTGGCACTGCACGGCGTCGCCATGCTGCACCGCAGCGACGCCCCGAATCTGTGGCTGAGTGACTTCAGCACCGACGAGGTGATCCGAACGCTGGTCGACGCCGCGACCCTATTACTGACCGACGCCGGCCCCACCTGA
- a CDS encoding PPE family protein translates to MDFGAMPPEVHSGLMYSGAGPGPLLAAAAAWQALAGELHTAAAAYRSVIADLAGTWHGPSAMAMATAATPYAEWIGVTATRVEHAAVQVSSAAAAYEAAFAAHVPPPVIEANRSLLVSLVATNLLGQNTPAIAATEALYAEMWAQDAAAMYGYAGSAAAATQLGVFDPAPETADVTTDSTQLVTAAEAAGARTASAAPSKVSQLLSAVPRALSDFTSSPAQVTAPDIGSGLKDFAKFLGDLVGPYSPLGHLANLGSGWLIAGQLVGLAQNPPGVASLLGGPAPITGALGPLSGGYISYQAPLTAGATTVAASTGQASLVGSLSVPASWSTSAPSGKALPAVLSGSSVGSSASAFAVEGSSSAMFNEMALSSLAGRAVGGTAVQSVAGGAARVLDKAPDTEALTTATILVIPVPEDGVTP, encoded by the coding sequence ATGGATTTTGGAGCGATGCCGCCGGAGGTCCATTCCGGCCTGATGTATTCCGGAGCAGGGCCCGGACCGCTGCTGGCCGCCGCCGCCGCGTGGCAGGCGCTGGCCGGCGAGTTGCACACCGCGGCCGCGGCCTACCGTTCGGTGATCGCCGACCTGGCCGGTACCTGGCACGGGCCGTCCGCCATGGCGATGGCCACGGCGGCCACCCCGTATGCGGAGTGGATCGGTGTCACCGCCACGCGCGTCGAGCACGCCGCCGTCCAGGTCTCCTCGGCGGCAGCGGCGTACGAGGCCGCCTTCGCCGCCCACGTTCCGCCGCCGGTGATCGAGGCCAACCGCAGTCTGCTGGTGAGCCTGGTCGCCACGAACCTGCTGGGCCAGAACACCCCGGCGATCGCGGCCACCGAGGCCCTCTACGCCGAGATGTGGGCGCAGGACGCCGCCGCCATGTACGGCTACGCGGGCTCGGCGGCGGCCGCCACCCAGCTCGGCGTGTTCGACCCGGCTCCGGAAACCGCCGACGTGACCACGGATTCGACCCAGCTGGTCACCGCCGCTGAGGCGGCCGGGGCCCGGACGGCCTCGGCCGCACCGTCGAAGGTCTCGCAGCTGCTGTCGGCGGTGCCGCGGGCGCTGAGCGACTTCACCTCGTCCCCGGCGCAGGTGACGGCGCCCGATATCGGGTCCGGCCTCAAGGATTTCGCCAAGTTTCTGGGCGATCTGGTGGGGCCGTACTCGCCGCTGGGTCACCTCGCCAACCTCGGCAGCGGCTGGCTGATCGCCGGGCAGCTCGTGGGCTTGGCCCAGAACCCGCCCGGTGTGGCCAGCCTGCTCGGCGGTCCGGCCCCGATCACCGGTGCCCTGGGGCCGCTCTCGGGTGGGTACATCTCCTACCAGGCGCCACTGACCGCCGGGGCCACCACCGTGGCGGCGAGCACCGGGCAGGCGAGTTTGGTCGGGTCGCTGTCGGTACCGGCGAGCTGGTCCACCTCGGCGCCGTCCGGCAAGGCTCTGCCGGCGGTGCTGTCGGGCAGCTCGGTCGGTTCCAGCGCCTCGGCGTTCGCCGTCGAGGGCTCATCGAGCGCGATGTTCAACGAGATGGCGCTGTCGAGCCTGGCCGGCCGCGCCGTCGGGGGCACCGCGGTGCAGTCCGTCGCGGGCGGCGCCGCCCGGGTGCTCGACAAGGCGCCCGACACCGAGGCCCTGACCACGGCCACCATCCTGGTCATCCCGGTGCCCGAGGATGGAGTCACGCCGTGA
- a CDS encoding PPE family protein: protein MIDFALIPPEVTSGQVYAGPGAESLLAAATAWEGLAAELHSATTSYRAVLTALTAESWVGTSATAMIAAATPFVDWMSTAAAQATQAAVQAGAAASAFEVALAAVVPPPVIAANRSVRAALLATNTFGQNTAAIAAADAQYAQMWAQDAGAMFAYQAAAMAAARLTPFASPPQATNSAGPAEPGIAAAGDASDIGAIYEGLFSTLGGVMKFGGLGNFVLSAPNFGMVQFKTFYKPQALLPEVPKSALGAGLGGRDIAGLGGREIAGLGGNGMNAVGAGLRGGAKSAASAGMIRAVTAGVGTAPSVGALSVPQGWATATPAIRLAATSLPAAGTAAAPMAGASGLLNPAALGALTGGALGAPGSQLINGANVRGGSAKSAKGQAPVQLDRVIAQLQKQKDSVQHWQIDEAGLDDLLEELSKKPGFHAVHLKKAPGDSGASGAAGSVAATTAIP from the coding sequence GTGATCGATTTCGCTCTGATACCTCCCGAGGTCACCTCCGGCCAGGTGTATGCCGGCCCGGGCGCCGAATCGTTGCTGGCCGCGGCCACAGCGTGGGAGGGGCTGGCCGCCGAGCTGCACTCCGCGACGACCTCCTACCGCGCGGTGCTCACCGCCCTGACCGCCGAGTCGTGGGTCGGCACCTCGGCGACGGCCATGATCGCCGCGGCGACGCCCTTCGTGGACTGGATGTCGACCGCTGCCGCGCAGGCCACCCAGGCGGCGGTGCAGGCCGGGGCCGCGGCGAGCGCGTTCGAGGTGGCGCTGGCCGCGGTGGTGCCGCCGCCGGTGATCGCGGCCAACCGCAGCGTTCGGGCAGCCCTGCTGGCGACGAACACCTTCGGCCAGAACACCGCGGCGATCGCGGCCGCCGACGCCCAGTACGCGCAGATGTGGGCGCAGGACGCCGGCGCGATGTTCGCCTACCAGGCCGCCGCCATGGCCGCCGCCAGGCTGACGCCGTTCGCCTCGCCGCCGCAGGCCACCAACTCGGCCGGCCCGGCCGAGCCGGGCATCGCCGCGGCCGGCGATGCGTCCGACATCGGCGCAATCTACGAGGGCCTGTTCAGCACCCTCGGGGGAGTTATGAAGTTCGGCGGCCTCGGCAACTTCGTGCTGAGTGCGCCCAACTTCGGCATGGTCCAGTTCAAGACGTTCTACAAGCCGCAGGCGCTGTTGCCGGAGGTCCCCAAGTCCGCGCTCGGGGCGGGGCTGGGCGGGAGAGACATAGCGGGGCTGGGCGGGAGAGAGATAGCGGGGCTGGGCGGGAACGGGATGAACGCCGTGGGCGCCGGGTTGCGCGGCGGTGCGAAGTCGGCGGCCTCCGCCGGGATGATCCGGGCTGTCACGGCCGGGGTGGGCACCGCGCCTTCGGTCGGTGCGCTGTCGGTGCCCCAGGGCTGGGCGACCGCCACCCCCGCCATCCGATTGGCCGCGACCTCATTGCCGGCGGCCGGCACCGCCGCGGCACCGATGGCCGGGGCGAGCGGTCTGCTGAACCCGGCCGCATTGGGCGCATTGACCGGTGGGGCGCTGGGTGCTCCCGGTTCGCAGCTGATCAACGGCGCCAATGTCCGGGGCGGGTCCGCCAAGAGCGCTAAAGGTCAGGCCCCGGTTCAGCTCGACCGCGTCATCGCCCAGTTGCAGAAGCAGAAGGACAGCGTCCAGCACTGGCAGATCGACGAGGCCGGCCTCGACGACCTGCTCGAGGAACTGTCGAAGAAGCCCGGGTTCCACGCGGTGCATCTGAAAAAGGCCCCCGGGGACTCCGGGGCCTCCGGGGCCGCCGGCTCCGTCGCCGCGACGACGGCAATCCCGTGA
- a CDS encoding DUF732 domain-containing protein — translation MRSLPALAVAVGLCLAGAAPGNADPEPGAAPDAQDAGGAVHNAAFLQSLLAAGITYSNSGQAIEAAHAVCGLVDRGEPALQVISDLKANNPGFTTDGAAQFAAIAATTYCPHQLIKK, via the coding sequence GTGAGATCGCTACCGGCGCTGGCCGTTGCGGTCGGCCTCTGCCTGGCCGGGGCCGCTCCCGGGAACGCCGACCCGGAACCCGGCGCCGCCCCCGACGCCCAAGATGCGGGCGGCGCTGTCCACAATGCCGCCTTCCTGCAATCGCTGCTTGCCGCCGGAATCACCTACAGCAACTCCGGTCAGGCCATCGAGGCCGCCCACGCGGTCTGCGGCCTCGTCGACCGGGGCGAACCCGCCCTGCAGGTGATCTCCGACCTGAAAGCCAACAACCCGGGCTTCACCACCGACGGCGCGGCGCAGTTCGCCGCCATCGCGGCGACCACCTATTGCCCGCACCAGCTCATCAAGAAATGA
- a CDS encoding class I SAM-dependent methyltransferase has product MATPIPRRGLNDAITRFWSWAAPAYDAHYLQRWVYRPAQDELIAALRSRQPARVADIACGTGILADRIERELRPAAVYGVDMSAGMLNEARARSTRVQWLTGPAEHLPFEDGTLDAVVTSSAFHFFDQPAAVAEFYRVLAPGGLAAVTALSPRHPVPLRRLLGGRWNPAHQPTPTEMRTLFTGAGFTVADQHRVARPAWTLLVSDLITVGIKPSGR; this is encoded by the coding sequence GTGGCAACCCCGATCCCGCGTAGAGGCCTCAACGACGCGATCACCCGGTTCTGGAGCTGGGCAGCGCCCGCCTATGACGCCCACTACCTGCAACGTTGGGTCTACCGACCGGCCCAGGACGAGCTGATCGCCGCGCTGCGATCCCGTCAGCCGGCCCGGGTCGCCGACATCGCCTGCGGCACCGGCATCCTCGCCGACCGCATCGAACGCGAACTTCGGCCCGCCGCCGTCTACGGGGTGGACATGTCCGCCGGCATGCTCAACGAGGCCCGGGCGCGCTCGACGCGGGTGCAGTGGCTGACCGGACCCGCCGAACACCTCCCCTTCGAGGACGGGACGCTCGACGCGGTGGTGACCAGCTCGGCCTTCCACTTCTTCGACCAGCCGGCGGCGGTGGCGGAGTTCTATCGGGTGTTGGCGCCGGGCGGGCTGGCGGCGGTCACCGCGCTGAGCCCACGCCACCCCGTTCCGCTGCGCCGGCTGTTGGGCGGCCGCTGGAATCCGGCGCACCAGCCGACGCCGACCGAGATGCGCACGCTGTTCACCGGCGCCGGGTTCACCGTCGCCGACCAGCACCGGGTGGCTCGGCCGGCGTGGACGCTACTGGTGTCGGACCTGATCACGGTCGGCATCAAGCCGTCCGGTCGGTAA
- a CDS encoding rhomboid family intramembrane serine protease, with protein MTVCYRHPDRATALRCIRCGRYICGDCMRGAAVGQHCVDCAQEGAAQRRTRPLVRSASGAPVVSYGLIALNVLAFIAQMSSGRLDSELVLWSPAVADGQIYRLLTSAFLHYGPMHLLLNMWALYVVGPSLEGLLGRARFIALYLLSALGGSVAVYLLAPLDTATAGASGAIFGLFGATLVVGRRLRMDVGWVVAVIGINLVFTFTIPRISWQGHVGGLIAGLLVACAYVYPAPARRNRIQALASIALLVLFVALIWWRTAELVS; from the coding sequence ATGACCGTCTGCTACCGGCACCCCGACCGGGCCACCGCGCTGCGCTGCATCCGGTGTGGGCGCTACATCTGCGGCGACTGCATGCGCGGCGCCGCCGTCGGGCAGCACTGCGTGGACTGTGCGCAGGAGGGCGCCGCTCAGCGCCGGACCCGCCCGCTGGTCCGGAGCGCCTCGGGGGCACCGGTGGTCAGCTATGGGCTGATCGCGCTGAACGTGCTGGCCTTCATTGCGCAGATGTCGTCGGGCCGACTGGACTCCGAATTGGTGCTCTGGTCACCGGCGGTGGCCGACGGTCAGATCTACCGGCTGCTGACGTCGGCGTTCCTGCACTACGGCCCGATGCACCTGCTGCTGAACATGTGGGCGCTGTATGTCGTGGGGCCCTCGTTGGAGGGTCTGCTCGGCCGGGCACGGTTCATCGCCCTATACCTGCTCAGCGCACTGGGCGGCTCCGTCGCGGTCTATCTGCTGGCGCCGTTGGACACCGCCACCGCCGGCGCCTCGGGCGCCATCTTCGGTTTGTTCGGCGCGACGCTGGTCGTCGGCCGACGGCTGCGGATGGACGTCGGCTGGGTTGTCGCGGTGATCGGAATCAACCTGGTCTTCACCTTCACCATCCCGCGGATCAGCTGGCAGGGGCACGTCGGCGGGCTGATCGCCGGGCTGCTGGTGGCCTGCGCCTACGTGTATCCCGCACCGGCGCGCCGCAACCGGATCCAAGCCCTGGCCAGCATCGCGCTGCTCGTGCTGTTCGTTGCGCTGATCTGGTGGCGCACTGCCGAATTGGTCTCCTGA
- a CDS encoding acyltransferase family protein, with protein sequence MRTSGKSRWVAPAPRAARLTTARAADRIRRERRRPGIHALDGLRAIAVALVLADHGGIPGLSGGFIGVDLFFVLSGFLITSLLIDELHRTGRIDLGAFWIRRGRRLLPALVLMVLTVAIAHELLPSDAVVGLREDAVAAFFWVANWRFVAQHTDYFTEAGTPSPLQHTWSLGVEEQYYFLWPLLLIAIALLLAFRARRRGRLATVGGVRLTVFLLASAGAAASATAAEVLASPAFGATRDRVYFGTDTRAQALLIGAAAAALLVGDWPALTAGWSVVRSRRGRWVARLLPLAGLAVLAMASHRATGSAAEFQGGLLTIVAVAAIAVIAPVALHQDGPVGRALAWTPLVWLGTISYGVYLWHWPVFLVLNGERTGWSGWPLFVVRCAVTLLLAAVSWWVIEEPIRRWRPAQVSLLPLGAAVSATAVAVTVFVVPVVERPTAETGLTPDVAAAAAVSPSPPGRKRPAPVRHDPNRPRTVSVFGDSIGWTVMHYLPPTPGYDFIDHTVVGCSIVRAGPYRWAGKTIDQGRECDGWPARWARQVKADQPDVVLLFAGRWETVDRVNEGQWTRIGDPTFDAYLTAELRHALDVLESAGSRVVVTTVPYSRYGERPDGSLWPEDDPKRVDRWNALLRRVVAGREAVTLMDLNKKLGPNGAYTAKVDGIRVRSDGIHLTPEGVKWLLPWLEESIS encoded by the coding sequence ATGCGCACCTCGGGCAAATCCCGCTGGGTTGCGCCGGCCCCGCGTGCCGCCCGGTTGACCACGGCACGCGCCGCGGACCGGATTCGGCGGGAGCGGCGACGGCCGGGCATTCACGCCCTCGATGGCCTGCGCGCGATAGCCGTCGCGCTGGTGCTGGCCGACCACGGCGGCATCCCGGGGTTGTCGGGCGGGTTCATCGGCGTCGACCTGTTCTTCGTCCTGAGCGGATTCTTGATCACCTCGCTGCTGATCGACGAGCTGCACCGGACCGGACGGATCGACCTCGGCGCCTTCTGGATCCGCCGCGGCCGACGGTTGCTGCCCGCCCTGGTGCTGATGGTGCTGACCGTCGCGATCGCCCACGAGTTGCTGCCCTCTGACGCGGTGGTGGGTCTGCGTGAGGACGCCGTCGCCGCGTTCTTCTGGGTGGCCAACTGGCGGTTCGTCGCCCAGCACACCGACTACTTCACCGAGGCGGGCACCCCGTCGCCGCTGCAGCACACCTGGTCGCTGGGCGTCGAGGAGCAGTACTACTTCCTCTGGCCCCTTCTTCTCATCGCGATCGCCCTGCTGCTGGCGTTCCGTGCCCGGCGCCGCGGCCGGCTGGCGACCGTCGGCGGGGTGCGCCTGACCGTCTTTCTGCTGGCCAGCGCCGGGGCCGCGGCATCGGCGACCGCAGCCGAGGTACTGGCTTCCCCCGCCTTCGGCGCCACCCGCGACCGCGTCTACTTCGGCACCGACACCCGTGCGCAGGCGCTGCTGATCGGCGCCGCCGCAGCCGCGCTGCTGGTGGGGGATTGGCCCGCTTTGACCGCCGGCTGGTCGGTGGTGCGCTCCCGCCGGGGCCGCTGGGTCGCCCGGCTGCTGCCGCTGGCCGGGCTGGCCGTGCTGGCGATGGCGTCGCACCGCGCCACCGGCAGCGCCGCGGAGTTCCAGGGCGGCCTGCTGACCATCGTCGCCGTCGCCGCGATCGCGGTGATCGCGCCGGTCGCGCTGCACCAGGACGGGCCGGTGGGACGGGCGCTGGCCTGGACTCCACTGGTGTGGTTGGGGACGATCTCCTACGGCGTGTATCTGTGGCACTGGCCGGTCTTTCTGGTGCTCAACGGCGAGCGCACCGGGTGGTCGGGATGGCCGCTGTTCGTCGTGCGATGTGCCGTGACACTGTTGCTGGCCGCGGTGTCCTGGTGGGTGATCGAGGAGCCGATCCGCCGCTGGCGGCCGGCGCAGGTCTCACTGCTGCCGCTCGGGGCCGCCGTGAGCGCCACCGCGGTGGCGGTCACGGTGTTCGTGGTCCCGGTTGTCGAGCGGCCCACCGCCGAGACCGGCCTGACCCCGGATGTGGCGGCGGCCGCGGCGGTGTCACCGTCGCCGCCGGGTCGCAAGCGCCCGGCGCCGGTGCGCCACGACCCCAATCGGCCGCGCACCGTCTCGGTGTTCGGCGACTCGATCGGGTGGACCGTGATGCACTACCTGCCGCCCACCCCCGGCTACGACTTCATCGACCACACCGTCGTCGGCTGCAGCATCGTGCGGGCCGGGCCGTACCGCTGGGCCGGCAAGACCATCGATCAGGGACGCGAATGCGACGGGTGGCCGGCCCGGTGGGCGCGACAGGTCAAAGCCGACCAGCCCGACGTGGTGCTGCTGTTCGCCGGCCGCTGGGAGACCGTGGACCGGGTCAACGAGGGCCAGTGGACCCGCATCGGTGACCCGACGTTCGACGCCTACCTGACCGCGGAGCTGCGGCACGCGCTCGACGTGCTGGAGTCCGCCGGCAGCAGGGTCGTGGTGACGACCGTGCCCTACAGCCGTTACGGGGAGCGGCCCGACGGCAGCCTGTGGCCCGAGGACGACCCCAAGCGCGTCGACCGCTGGAACGCCCTGCTGCGCCGGGTGGTCGCCGGGCGCGAAGCCGTGACACTGATGGACTTGAACAAGAAGCTCGGCCCGAACGGCGCCTACACCGCCAAGGTCGACGGCATCAGGGTGCGCAGCGACGGCATTCACCTCACTCCCGAAGGGGTGAAGTGGCTGCTGCCGTGGCTGGAGGAATCGATCAGCTGA